In the genome of Mucisphaera calidilacus, one region contains:
- a CDS encoding PEP-CTERM sorting domain-containing protein (PEP-CTERM proteins occur, often in large numbers, in the proteomes of bacteria that also encode an exosortase, a predicted intramembrane cysteine proteinase. The presence of a PEP-CTERM domain at a protein's C-terminus predicts cleavage within the sorting domain, followed by covalent anchoring to some some component of the (usually Gram-negative) cell surface. Many PEP-CTERM proteins exhibit an unusual sequence composition that includes large numbers of potential glycosylation sites. Expression of one such protein has been shown restore the ability of a bacterium to form floc, a type of biofilm.), whose amino-acid sequence MKTQLALAAALALTGTVHASVISDDFEADTSADYTVVDTGDVSTTFAFDYVGAGIPLAPNSAPGTTNGLRMTANDTVGAATAQTAFHNTILTGVPGYVMTVDIYMGVTGTGGTTEFAHVGVAGDGSTVNSLFLPITGSGHFMAMTGEGGSSSDYRHSNAVTGLTNTGDPSYLNSTNTTNATGDTYQAIFPNTDFPGSPGNTWTTLTIDNTGSVVQYALDGVPIILTESQAVDGYVSLGYGDLFSSIANPFQSQFIVYDNLKVTVPEPASVALLGLAGLALTRRH is encoded by the coding sequence ATGAAGACTCAACTCGCCCTCGCCGCCGCTCTGGCACTCACCGGAACCGTTCACGCCAGCGTGATCTCCGACGACTTTGAAGCCGATACCTCGGCCGATTACACCGTCGTGGACACCGGCGACGTCTCCACCACCTTCGCCTTCGACTACGTCGGCGCTGGCATCCCCCTGGCACCCAACTCGGCGCCCGGAACCACCAACGGCCTGCGCATGACCGCCAACGACACCGTCGGCGCCGCCACCGCACAGACCGCCTTCCACAACACCATCCTCACCGGCGTCCCCGGATATGTGATGACCGTTGACATCTACATGGGCGTCACCGGCACCGGCGGAACCACCGAGTTCGCTCACGTCGGCGTCGCGGGCGACGGCTCCACCGTCAACTCACTCTTCCTGCCCATCACCGGCTCCGGCCACTTCATGGCCATGACCGGCGAAGGCGGCTCCAGCTCCGACTACCGCCACTCCAACGCCGTCACCGGGCTCACCAACACAGGCGACCCCTCCTACCTCAACTCCACCAACACCACCAACGCCACCGGCGACACCTACCAGGCCATCTTCCCTAACACCGACTTCCCCGGATCGCCCGGCAACACCTGGACCACCCTCACCATCGATAACACCGGCAGCGTCGTCCAGTACGCCCTCGACGGTGTCCCCATCATCCTTACCGAGTCCCAGGCCGTTGACGGCTACGTCAGCCTCGGCTACGGCGACCTCTTCAGCTCCATCGCCAACCCCTTCCAGTCGCAGTTCATCGTCTACGACAACCTCAAGGTCACCGTCCCCGAGCCCGCCTCGGTCGCTCTGCTCGGCCTCGCCGGTCTCGCTCTGACCCGTCGCCACTGA
- a CDS encoding sigma-70 family RNA polymerase sigma factor produces the protein MAAAFSLTSEPKSKRRSGSLLTRVQRETLASLLELEVYDYMDHELFHEPPARAEKLIYRDAVEVPEPDTRWYAPMIDDVLGVHANPVTGGTVLLTAKQEQALFLQFNYARYRASKLHDRLRRQRKLNEDMAVRFLRWHERAEAYREQVANTNLALVLAMAKRVKLTDLEFADLVSEGNMALMRAVDKFDASRGFKFSTYACRAILKAFSRAGQKQTRHKRMFPAAYDPKFERSDFMEKLRETHEEDCIDEVGDLLKTNRAELSDVEKAVLDHRFGLRAETRRPNGRGFTLEQVGKTIGVTKERVRQIQNRALEKLREQMEHDFLN, from the coding sequence ATGGCCGCAGCTTTTTCCCTCACCTCAGAACCCAAGTCCAAGCGTCGCTCGGGCTCGTTGTTGACCCGTGTTCAGCGCGAGACGCTGGCGTCGCTGCTTGAGCTTGAGGTGTATGACTACATGGATCACGAGTTGTTCCACGAGCCTCCGGCGCGTGCGGAGAAGCTGATCTATCGCGACGCGGTGGAGGTGCCCGAGCCGGACACGCGCTGGTACGCGCCGATGATCGATGACGTGCTGGGTGTGCACGCGAACCCGGTGACGGGCGGGACGGTGTTGTTGACGGCGAAGCAGGAGCAGGCGCTCTTTCTGCAGTTCAACTACGCGCGGTACCGGGCGTCGAAGCTGCACGACCGGCTGCGTCGCCAGCGGAAGCTCAACGAGGACATGGCGGTTCGATTCCTGAGGTGGCACGAGCGCGCGGAGGCGTACCGTGAGCAGGTGGCGAACACGAACCTGGCGCTGGTGCTGGCGATGGCCAAGCGTGTGAAGCTGACGGACCTGGAGTTCGCGGACCTGGTGTCCGAGGGCAACATGGCGTTGATGCGAGCGGTGGACAAGTTTGATGCTTCGCGTGGCTTCAAGTTTTCGACGTACGCCTGCCGCGCGATTCTCAAGGCGTTCAGCCGTGCGGGTCAGAAGCAGACGCGTCACAAGCGGATGTTCCCCGCGGCGTATGACCCGAAGTTCGAGCGGTCGGACTTCATGGAGAAGCTGCGCGAGACGCACGAGGAAGACTGCATCGATGAGGTCGGCGATCTGTTGAAGACAAACCGGGCTGAGTTGTCGGACGTCGAGAAGGCGGTGCTGGATCACCGCTTCGGGCTGCGTGCGGAGACGCGTCGGCCGAACGGTCGCGGGTTCACGCTGGAGCAGGTCGGCAAGACGATCGGCGTGACGAAGGAGCGTGTGCGTCAGATCCAGAATCGCGCGTTGGAGAAGTTGCGTGAGCAGATGGAGCACGACTTCCTGAACTGA
- a CDS encoding prepilin-type N-terminal cleavage/methylation domain-containing protein, protein MLTNPPTDRRQPGGFTLIELLVVISIIALLIGILLPALSAAKRTARVLQCGTNLRQIGVAWQLYLMDYDERFPKFRQHMHWVYGGMSGPDTVTTWDDNAPFERPLNPYVGLATNNTQGLDTFRCPESRPYHDIDGNGGSNGHDAYDYWGNTYMLNTVLTPTPSQRDTNVALFESGLSESRIVLAGDMMWYFTVNFSERWQWDAHFHNRDYKMNLLFLDGHVAFTQLYRNVAQTDTYSFPLVQLPPDDAQAAPEN, encoded by the coding sequence ATGCTTACGAATCCACCCACAGACCGACGCCAACCGGGAGGCTTCACCCTCATCGAACTCCTGGTCGTGATCTCGATCATCGCCCTGCTCATCGGCATCCTCCTCCCCGCACTCTCCGCCGCCAAACGCACCGCTCGCGTCCTCCAGTGCGGCACCAACCTCCGCCAGATCGGTGTCGCCTGGCAGCTCTACCTCATGGACTACGACGAACGCTTCCCCAAGTTCCGCCAGCACATGCACTGGGTCTATGGCGGCATGAGCGGCCCCGACACCGTCACCACCTGGGACGACAACGCACCCTTCGAACGCCCCCTCAACCCCTACGTCGGGCTCGCCACCAACAACACCCAGGGCCTCGACACCTTCCGCTGCCCCGAGTCACGCCCCTACCACGACATCGATGGCAACGGCGGCAGCAATGGACACGACGCCTACGACTACTGGGGCAACACCTACATGCTCAACACGGTCCTCACCCCCACACCCTCCCAGAGAGACACCAACGTCGCCCTCTTCGAATCCGGGCTTTCGGAATCACGCATCGTCCTCGCAGGCGACATGATGTGGTACTTCACTGTGAACTTCAGCGAACGATGGCAGTGGGACGCACACTTCCACAACCGCGACTACAAGATGAACCTCCTCTTCCTCGACGGACACGTCGCCTTCACCCAGCTCTACCGCAACGTCGCACAGACCGACACCTACAGCTTCCCCCTCGTCCAACTCCCACCCGACGACGCCCAGGCAGCACCGGAAAACTGA
- a CDS encoding DUF481 domain-containing protein — protein MFKRSLLTAAILAAISIPAAAQEPEPEPDDKPGLFGTSFLEGWDRRFTLGIDGEENDSPEFNFFTLLELDYTSDYHRWNIDVSYDYGTEEHDLSDNEFLFSVLKDWVFPDKTFFYWAHGSYEYDEFDDYRQRWTGFGGLGLNLYKDEKHLLDGRAGLGIINEVDPSDTRPEGVFGLEYKWKINDNQDFFVSNYVFPNLEDLTRYRNETVVDWIIKMDAAEGLSLRIGLENEYDMNVTGGSKRNDLNYRLALVIDF, from the coding sequence ATGTTCAAGCGTTCCCTCCTGACCGCCGCCATCCTCGCGGCCATCTCCATCCCCGCCGCAGCCCAGGAACCCGAGCCCGAACCCGACGACAAGCCCGGGCTCTTCGGCACCAGCTTCCTCGAAGGCTGGGACCGACGCTTCACCCTCGGCATCGACGGCGAAGAAAACGACTCACCCGAATTCAACTTCTTCACCCTCCTCGAACTCGACTACACCAGCGACTACCACCGCTGGAACATCGACGTCAGCTACGACTACGGCACCGAAGAACACGACCTCTCCGACAACGAATTCCTCTTCAGTGTCCTCAAGGACTGGGTCTTCCCCGACAAAACCTTCTTCTACTGGGCGCACGGCTCCTACGAGTACGACGAATTCGACGACTACCGCCAGCGGTGGACCGGCTTCGGCGGCCTCGGCCTCAACCTCTACAAAGACGAGAAACACCTCCTCGACGGACGCGCCGGCCTCGGCATCATCAACGAGGTCGACCCCTCCGACACCCGGCCCGAGGGCGTCTTCGGCCTCGAGTACAAGTGGAAGATCAACGACAACCAGGACTTCTTCGTCAGCAACTACGTCTTCCCCAACCTCGAAGACCTCACCCGCTACCGCAACGAAACCGTTGTCGACTGGATCATCAAGATGGACGCCGCCGAGGGACTCAGCCTCCGCATCGGCCTCGAAAACGAATACGACATGAACGTCACCGGCGGCTCCAAACGCAACGACCTCAACTACCGCCTCGCACTCGTGATCGACTTCTAA
- a CDS encoding CTP synthase, with protein sequence MVRSRMPHSNDTTPSLLHEAGQQSHQSEFFNPVPDGYVRGRHKYLVVLGTVMSGLGKGIFSSSLTKLLKDKGLTIAPLKMEGYLNIDSGTLNPYRHGEVFVLDDGMETDMDLGTYERLLDQNLTRDNYTTSGQIYRRVLDKERHGGYLGRDVQMIPHVTGEVKMMVRQLAMKQNADLVCIEVGGTVGDHENAFYIEAMRQLAFEEGPGSVAFVALTYVIEPPALGEQKSKAAQLGLKKLMEAGIQPHIVAVRCQSPVEASAREKIAMFSNVPLNRVFSMHDRESVYTIPEDLRKTGMDREVLSLLDLHGRVNQVHEDEERERWRKFVADIKRKRAHKVTIGLTGKYASLRDAYASIDKAIEHAAARLHAQVNIEWIDTTKLTPEQVPDRLASMDAVIVPGGFGVRGTEAKIACVRHCRETGLPYLGICLGFQMAVIDYARYVCNINGASSTEFDPQAPHPVIDILPEQKKIEGLGGNMRLGGKDVLIKPDTLAAHLFGNPAKPATEPFTIRQRFRHRFEVDPRHIETLEASGLVFSGRHPEHPIMQILELPPDKHPFFIGAQFHPELTSRPLRPQPMFMGLMAAAIQHANPEAEPEPTRDRWLAQCETPQNTQVPA encoded by the coding sequence ATGGTACGATCGCGTATGCCCCACTCCAACGACACCACACCGTCGCTGCTCCACGAAGCCGGACAGCAATCCCACCAATCCGAATTCTTCAACCCCGTCCCCGACGGGTACGTCCGCGGACGACACAAGTACCTCGTCGTCCTCGGCACCGTCATGTCCGGCCTCGGCAAGGGCATCTTCTCCTCCTCACTCACCAAGCTCCTCAAGGACAAGGGGCTCACCATCGCACCCCTCAAAATGGAGGGGTACCTCAACATCGACTCCGGGACCCTCAACCCATACCGGCACGGCGAGGTCTTCGTCCTCGACGACGGCATGGAAACCGACATGGACCTCGGAACCTACGAACGCCTCCTCGACCAGAACCTGACCCGCGACAACTACACCACCTCAGGGCAGATCTACCGACGTGTCCTCGACAAGGAACGCCACGGCGGATACCTCGGCCGAGACGTCCAGATGATCCCCCACGTCACCGGCGAAGTGAAAATGATGGTCCGCCAGCTCGCCATGAAGCAGAACGCCGACCTCGTCTGCATAGAAGTCGGTGGCACCGTAGGCGACCACGAAAACGCCTTCTACATCGAGGCCATGCGCCAGCTCGCCTTCGAAGAAGGCCCCGGATCCGTCGCCTTCGTCGCCCTCACCTACGTCATCGAGCCGCCCGCCCTTGGCGAACAGAAGTCCAAGGCCGCGCAACTCGGCCTCAAAAAACTCATGGAGGCCGGCATCCAGCCGCACATCGTCGCCGTCCGATGCCAGAGCCCCGTCGAAGCATCCGCACGCGAGAAGATCGCCATGTTCTCCAACGTGCCCCTCAACCGCGTCTTCTCCATGCACGACCGCGAGTCCGTCTACACCATCCCCGAAGACCTCCGCAAGACCGGCATGGACCGCGAAGTCCTCTCCCTCCTCGACCTCCACGGCCGCGTCAACCAGGTCCACGAAGACGAGGAACGCGAACGCTGGCGCAAGTTCGTCGCCGACATCAAACGCAAACGCGCCCACAAGGTCACCATCGGACTCACCGGCAAGTACGCCTCCCTCCGCGACGCCTACGCCTCCATCGACAAGGCCATCGAACACGCCGCCGCCCGACTCCACGCACAGGTCAACATCGAGTGGATCGACACCACCAAACTCACACCCGAGCAGGTCCCCGACCGACTCGCCAGCATGGACGCCGTCATCGTCCCGGGTGGCTTCGGCGTCCGGGGCACCGAAGCCAAGATCGCCTGCGTCCGACACTGCCGCGAAACCGGACTCCCCTACCTCGGCATCTGCCTCGGCTTCCAGATGGCCGTCATCGACTACGCTCGCTACGTCTGCAACATCAACGGAGCCTCCTCCACCGAATTCGACCCCCAGGCACCCCACCCCGTCATCGACATCCTCCCCGAACAGAAGAAAATCGAGGGCCTCGGCGGCAACATGAGACTCGGCGGCAAGGACGTCCTCATCAAACCCGACACCCTCGCCGCACACCTCTTCGGCAACCCCGCCAAACCGGCCACCGAACCCTTCACCATCCGACAACGCTTCCGACACCGCTTCGAGGTCGACCCGCGACACATCGAAACCCTCGAAGCCAGCGGACTCGTCTTCTCCGGCCGACACCCCGAACACCCCATCATGCAGATCCTCGAACTCCCCCCCGACAAGCACCCCTTCTTCATCGGCGCCCAGTTCCACCCCGAACTCACCTCACGCCCCCTCCGACCCCAACCCATGTTCATGGGGCTTATGGCCGCCGCCATCCAGCACGCCAACCCCGAAGCCGAACCCGAACCCACCCGAGATCGCTGGCTTGCCCAGTGTGAAACCCCCCAGAATACCCAGGTTCCCGCCTGA
- a CDS encoding superoxide dismutase yields the protein MAFELPALPYPNNELEPAIDAKTMEIHHDKHHAAYVSKLNAAVEGTEWADKPIDELLTGLDKLPADKQGPVRNNGGGHYNHTLFWTLLAKPGTGGEPSAELAAAIESDLGGMDAFKEAFSNAAATRFGSGWAWLCVGANGKLHVSSTANQDNPIMPEAFGGHGGSHTPILGLDVWEHAYYLNYQNRRPDYIKAFFDVVNWAKVSELYAAAK from the coding sequence ATGGCCTTCGAACTGCCCGCACTGCCCTACCCCAACAACGAACTCGAGCCCGCCATCGACGCCAAGACGATGGAAATCCACCACGACAAGCACCACGCCGCCTACGTCAGCAAGCTCAATGCCGCCGTCGAAGGCACCGAGTGGGCCGACAAGCCCATCGATGAACTCCTCACCGGCCTCGACAAGCTCCCCGCCGACAAGCAGGGCCCCGTCCGCAACAACGGCGGCGGGCACTACAACCACACCCTCTTCTGGACGCTACTCGCCAAGCCCGGCACCGGCGGCGAACCCTCCGCCGAACTCGCCGCGGCCATCGAGTCCGACCTCGGCGGCATGGACGCCTTCAAGGAAGCCTTCTCCAACGCCGCCGCCACACGCTTCGGCTCCGGCTGGGCCTGGCTCTGCGTCGGCGCCAACGGCAAGCTCCACGTCTCCTCAACCGCCAACCAGGACAACCCCATCATGCCCGAGGCCTTCGGCGGCCACGGCGGCAGCCACACGCCCATCCTCGGACTCGACGTCTGGGAGCACGCCTACTACCTCAACTACCAGAACCGCCGCCCCGACTACATCAAAGCCTTCTTCGACGTCGTCAACTGGGCCAAGGTCTCCGAGCTCTACGCCGCCGCGAAGTAA
- a CDS encoding mechanosensitive ion channel family protein → MHHYNLIAQAAEEPQPTDEPFNISPEMIQQLALDYAPKILGALAIIIITLLVAGIVAGVVRSTMRRANTDETLTRFIGKMIWWGLLLLGALTSLTVLGVQITAFAAVLAAMGFAIGLAFQGTLGNLASGVMLLVFRPFKVGDVVNVSGTTGKVFEIDLFTTLLDTPDNRRIIVPNGTIFGSTIENITHHPTRRCDVSVGTEYPADLDKVRETLEKAVASVDGVLTDPAHQIYLLELGDSSINWAVRVWVNTPDFWAVREKLTRAVKVELDNAGIGIPYPQMDVHLFKQDTP, encoded by the coding sequence ATGCACCACTACAATCTCATCGCACAGGCAGCCGAAGAACCCCAGCCCACCGACGAACCCTTCAACATCTCCCCCGAGATGATCCAGCAACTCGCCCTCGACTACGCGCCCAAGATCCTCGGCGCCCTCGCCATCATCATCATCACCCTCCTCGTCGCCGGCATCGTCGCCGGCGTCGTCCGCAGCACCATGCGACGGGCCAACACCGACGAAACCCTCACACGCTTCATCGGCAAGATGATCTGGTGGGGACTCCTCCTCCTCGGTGCCCTCACCTCGCTCACCGTCCTAGGCGTCCAGATCACCGCCTTCGCCGCCGTCCTCGCCGCCATGGGCTTCGCCATCGGCCTCGCCTTCCAGGGAACCCTCGGCAACCTCGCCTCAGGCGTCATGCTCCTCGTCTTCCGCCCCTTCAAGGTCGGTGACGTCGTCAATGTCTCAGGCACCACTGGCAAGGTCTTCGAGATCGACCTTTTCACCACACTCCTCGACACGCCCGACAACCGACGCATCATCGTCCCCAACGGCACCATCTTCGGCTCCACCATCGAGAACATCACCCACCACCCCACAAGACGCTGTGACGTCAGCGTCGGCACCGAATACCCCGCCGACCTCGACAAGGTCCGCGAGACCCTCGAAAAAGCCGTCGCCTCCGTCGATGGCGTCCTCACAGACCCCGCCCACCAGATCTACCTCCTCGAGCTCGGCGACTCCTCCATCAACTGGGCCGTACGCGTCTGGGTCAACACACCCGACTTCTGGGCCGTCCGCGAAAAACTCACCCGCGCCGTCAAGGTCGAACTCGACAACGCAGGCATCGGCATCCCCTACCCGCAGATGGACGTCCACCTCTTCAAACAGGACACGCCGTAA
- a CDS encoding helix-turn-helix transcriptional regulator, with product MSDRSQEVSDEHLDNPRLASEQDAKPSVLTEQDLRNVIKLLLNVMQTEGSTSIKKRALMQGLAELVDADSWIWTISRDVHEGGTPVSVWMIHGGLSESQISALLQYTQDTTVERPEDDVVFKLQKSGEHFTRRRQQMMPDEAFKNASGMKRYGKQINIDQYVFSIYPLDEPDMISAVGMHRRNGRPPFSEREARLIHIVCSEIRWLHYSDIPANKARESLDLTPRQRTVFMMILQGTSPRDIAGQLEISIHTVNDHIKAIYRHFHVASRNELIARFMQCDGGDTTPPRTETKKDPDG from the coding sequence ATGTCCGATCGTTCTCAGGAAGTTTCAGACGAACATCTGGATAACCCCCGACTCGCCAGCGAACAAGACGCTAAACCCTCCGTCCTCACCGAGCAGGACCTCCGCAACGTCATCAAACTCCTGCTCAACGTCATGCAGACCGAGGGATCCACAAGCATCAAAAAACGCGCCCTCATGCAGGGCCTCGCCGAACTCGTCGACGCCGACTCCTGGATCTGGACCATCTCACGCGACGTCCACGAAGGCGGCACACCCGTCTCCGTCTGGATGATCCATGGCGGACTCTCCGAATCCCAGATCTCCGCGCTCCTCCAGTACACCCAGGACACCACCGTCGAACGACCCGAAGACGATGTCGTCTTCAAGCTCCAGAAGTCAGGCGAACACTTCACCCGCCGACGGCAGCAGATGATGCCCGACGAGGCATTCAAGAACGCCTCCGGCATGAAACGCTACGGCAAACAGATCAATATCGACCAGTACGTCTTCTCCATCTACCCCCTCGACGAACCCGACATGATCTCCGCCGTCGGCATGCACCGTCGCAACGGACGCCCACCCTTCTCCGAACGCGAGGCCCGACTCATCCACATCGTCTGCAGCGAGATCCGCTGGCTCCACTACAGCGACATCCCCGCCAACAAGGCCCGCGAATCCCTCGACCTCACGCCGCGGCAACGCACCGTCTTCATGATGATCCTCCAGGGAACCAGCCCACGCGACATCGCCGGACAACTCGAAATCAGCATCCACACCGTTAACGACCACATCAAGGCCATCTACCGACACTTCCACGTCGCCAGCCGAAACGAACTCATCGCACGGTTCATGCAATGCGACGGCGGCGACACCACCCCACCCCGCACCGAAACAAAAAAAGACCCCGACGGTTGA